In Uranotaenia lowii strain MFRU-FL chromosome 2, ASM2978415v1, whole genome shotgun sequence, one genomic interval encodes:
- the LOC129742924 gene encoding 2-Hydroxyacid oxidase 1-like, with product MTSTLVSILDYEEEARKIVPRNALNYYQRGATDEVTLGLNRKSFNNIRILPRVLQSHSKRDMTVKLFGQQYSMPIGISPTAMQRMAHPDGEVASAKAAASRNTLFALSTLSTSSLEEVSEATPKVPKWFQLYIFKDRKITEKLVRRAEKAGYQAIALTVDAPTLGLRRASLREHFSLPPHLKLAHLESSFNGTRITEQYINEELLDQNLSWSDVKRLVKFTKLPVIAKGILTKADAMAAVEAGVHGIWVSNHGGRQLDSVPSTIEALPEIAAAVRDSTIVIFDGGVTAGTDVFKALALGADMVMFGKPTLWGLAVDGQQGVENVLDILRKELDFVMLLAGCNTIADITKDRVKHEKEFETL from the exons ATGACTTCAACTTTAGTATCAATTCTGGATTATGAAGAGGAAGCTCGGAAGATTGTTCCCAGGAATGCTCTCAACTACTACCAGAGGGGGGCAACCGATGAGGTGACATTGGGCCTTAACCGGAAAAGTTTCAACAATATCCGTATTCTCCCTCGAGTTCTCCAGAGCCACTCCAAAAGGGACATGACCGTCAAATTATTCGGGCAACAGTACTCGATGCCGATAGGGATTTCTCCGACAGCGATGCAACGGATGGCTCATCCGGATGGAGAAGTTGCTAGTGCCAAAGCTGCAGCAAGCCGGAACACTCTTTTTGCGTTAAGTACTCTTTCTACCAGCTCTCTGGAGGAAGTTTCCGAGGCGACCCCTAAAGTGCCCAAATGGTTTCAGCTGTACATTTTCAAAGATCGAAAAATAACGGAAAAGCTAGTGCGTCGTGCGGAAAAAGCCGGTTACCAAGCTATCGCTCTAACTGTGGATGCTCCAACGTTGGGGTTGCGGAGAGCCAGTCTCAGAGAACATTTTTCGTTGCCACCTCATttgaa GCTCGCTCATCTCGAAAGTTCATTCAATGGTACGAGGATTACAGAACAGTACATTAATGAAGAGCTCCTGGATCAAAATCTCTCATGGAGCGATGTGAAACGATTGGTCAAGTTTACCAAATTACCTGTGATCGCTAAAGGTATTCTTACCAAGGCCGACGCCATGGCTGCAGTCGAGGCCGGTGTTCATGGGATTTGGGTCTCAAACCATGGAGGTCGTCAGTTAGATTCTGTTCCATCAACA ATTGAAGCCCTTCCGGAAATTGCGGCTGCTGTGAGGGACTCTACTATAGTTATTTTCGACGGGGGAGTAACGGCAGGAACAGATGTGTTCAAGGCGCTAGCACTTGGGGCTGATATGGTGATGTTTGGGAAACCAACTCTCTGGGGTCTGGCCGTTGATGGACAGCAAGGTGTGGAGAATGTTCTGGACATCTTACGAAAGGAGTTGGACTTCGTTATGCTGCTGGCAGGCTGCAATACCATAGCGGATATAACCAAAGACCGAGTGAAGCATGAAAAGGAATTTGAGACACTTTAA